Proteins from one Thermosipho japonicus genomic window:
- a CDS encoding YicC/YloC family endoribonuclease, translating into MLKSMTGYAKVEKFSEKFRVSCEVKSLNSKGLDISVSLPYYLSSKEIEITKIISNFLTRGKVNVRINVKFLTPVNLSIDYVMAKSYYDTLESVRESLGIQNSIVLGDLLNFREIFRGDIEDEVVEELWDFTKEVLSSSLEMLVEERKKEGQKICKDIENMVKKIEEITFNIEKIASDMKEEIAKKLRESVEEILPENVEIDTNQFETAVALIADKADIREEIERLKSHIDRMKELLLRDEPVGMLFNFLTQEVHREFNTILSKSRMLEISNLALEGKYINSQLKEQIQNVE; encoded by the coding sequence TTGCTAAAAAGTATGACTGGCTATGCCAAAGTGGAAAAGTTTTCAGAAAAATTTAGAGTAAGTTGTGAAGTAAAAAGTCTCAATTCAAAGGGATTAGATATTAGTGTATCCCTTCCTTATTATTTATCTTCAAAAGAAATTGAAATTACTAAGATAATTTCAAATTTTTTGACCCGTGGTAAGGTTAATGTAAGAATAAATGTTAAGTTTTTAACACCGGTAAATCTTTCAATCGATTATGTTATGGCCAAATCGTACTATGATACATTAGAAAGTGTAAGGGAAAGTCTTGGAATACAAAATTCGATAGTTTTGGGTGATTTATTGAATTTTAGAGAAATTTTCCGTGGTGATATAGAAGATGAAGTGGTTGAAGAATTGTGGGATTTTACAAAAGAAGTTTTATCATCGTCTTTAGAGATGTTGGTTGAGGAAAGAAAAAAGGAAGGTCAAAAGATATGTAAGGACATAGAAAATATGGTGAAAAAAATAGAAGAAATAACATTTAATATAGAAAAAATTGCTAGTGATATGAAAGAAGAAATTGCAAAGAAATTAAGAGAAAGTGTTGAAGAAATTTTACCTGAAAATGTTGAGATAGATACAAACCAATTTGAAACAGCGGTAGCTTTGATAGCAGATAAAGCAGATATAAGGGAAGAAATAGAAAGATTAAAAAGTCATATAGATAGGATGAAAGAACTTTTATTAAGGGATGAGCCAGTTGGAATGTTATTTAATTTTCTAACACAAGAGGTTCACAGAGAATTTAATACAATACTTTCTAAAAGCAGAATGCTTGAAATTAGCAATTTAGCCCTTGAAGGCAAATATATTAATTCACAATTGAAAGAGCAAATTCAAAACGTTGAATAA
- a CDS encoding 2-oxoacid:acceptor oxidoreductase family protein, whose product MRFVFAGFGGQGVMLMGQILAYAGMIEGKSVTWMPSYGPEMRGGTANCTVVVEDKEVASPVVDKAEVVVAMNIPSMIKFQSFVTDGGYLFLNESVIDREPDRKDGINIYKVNCNEIADELGNLKVANMVMLGAVIGATNIVSKESVIKALEQKLTGKKANLIDINIKAIERGMQEASKQ is encoded by the coding sequence ATGAGATTTGTGTTTGCAGGATTTGGTGGTCAAGGTGTAATGCTTATGGGTCAGATCCTTGCTTATGCAGGAATGATTGAGGGAAAAAGTGTAACTTGGATGCCATCGTACGGTCCTGAAATGCGTGGTGGAACTGCAAATTGTACCGTTGTAGTTGAAGACAAAGAAGTCGCATCACCAGTAGTAGATAAAGCAGAAGTTGTAGTAGCAATGAATATTCCTTCAATGATAAAATTTCAAAGCTTTGTAACTGATGGTGGATACTTGTTCTTAAATGAGTCAGTTATAGACAGAGAACCTGATAGAAAAGATGGAATAAATATATACAAAGTTAATTGTAATGAAATAGCAGATGAACTTGGGAATTTAAAAGTTGCAAATATGGTAATGCTTGGAGCAGTAATTGGGGCTACAAATATAGTTTCAAAAGAAAGTGTAATAAAGGCGCTTGAACAAAAGTTAACTGGAAAGAAAGCAAACCTTATAGATATTAATATTAAAGCTATTGAAAGAGGAATGCAGGAAGCTAGCAAGCAGTAG
- a CDS encoding DUF370 domain-containing protein, with amino-acid sequence MFGLINIGFGNVIAGDRIVAIVNPESAPLKRLKEDAKEEGKLIDATYGRKTRAILISDSNHIILSAIQPETIAQRFMQSFFEIEEQLDKIRRKG; translated from the coding sequence ATGTTTGGTTTAATTAATATTGGTTTTGGAAACGTAATTGCAGGTGACAGGATTGTAGCAATTGTTAATCCTGAAAGTGCACCACTTAAAAGACTAAAAGAAGATGCAAAGGAAGAAGGAAAGCTTATAGATGCAACATACGGTAGAAAAACAAGAGCTATCCTAATTTCCGATAGTAACCATATAATTTTAAGTGCAATTCAACCAGAAACTATTGCCCAAAGGTTTATGCAATCATTCTTTGAAATAGAAGAACAACTTGACAAGATTAGAAGAAAGGGATAA
- a CDS encoding M42 family metallopeptidase yields MYLKELSEINGVSGNEKKVRDFIIGKIKDKVDKFWVDRMGNLIAFKKGNGKAKVVLDAHMDEVGFMVTNIEEDGSLSFMPVGGVDPRVVIGKKVIINDEIIGVIGFKAIHLQDDPYKAPEFSQLKIDAGFSSKAEAEKKVKIGDYVAFTTKYKEIGNFATGKAFDDRGGCSILIDLIESNIKSDYDLYFVFSVQEETGLRGAAVISEQIKPDFAIALETTTAGDNPELDKSQWATHIGDGPALTFLHSGYVIDKDLFDALVDTAKKNNIPFQYKRRTAGGTNAARYARSTYGVPAAVISIPSRYIHSPIIVISLDDYKNSVLLVKKFLESAPVVK; encoded by the coding sequence ATGTATTTAAAAGAACTCTCTGAAATAAATGGAGTCTCAGGAAATGAAAAGAAAGTAAGAGACTTTATCATAGGAAAGATAAAAGATAAAGTTGATAAATTTTGGGTAGATAGAATGGGAAATTTAATTGCTTTTAAGAAAGGAAATGGAAAGGCAAAAGTTGTTTTGGATGCACACATGGACGAAGTTGGCTTCATGGTTACAAATATTGAAGAAGATGGATCACTTTCTTTTATGCCAGTTGGCGGAGTAGATCCAAGGGTAGTAATCGGTAAAAAAGTTATTATTAACGATGAAATAATAGGTGTTATTGGTTTTAAAGCAATTCACTTGCAAGATGATCCATATAAAGCTCCTGAATTTTCACAATTAAAAATTGATGCAGGATTTTCTTCAAAGGCAGAAGCAGAAAAAAAGGTTAAAATAGGTGATTACGTTGCATTTACAACAAAATACAAAGAAATTGGCAACTTTGCAACTGGTAAAGCATTTGACGATAGAGGCGGCTGTAGCATTTTAATAGATTTAATTGAAAGTAATATAAAAAGTGACTATGACCTCTATTTTGTATTTAGCGTTCAAGAAGAAACAGGTCTTCGTGGTGCAGCAGTTATTAGCGAACAAATAAAACCAGATTTTGCAATTGCACTTGAAACAACTACAGCTGGTGATAATCCTGAGTTAGATAAGTCCCAATGGGCAACTCATATTGGTGATGGACCAGCTTTGACATTTTTACATTCAGGCTATGTCATCGATAAAGACTTATTTGATGCACTTGTTGATACTGCAAAGAAAAATAACATTCCATTTCAGTATAAAAGAAGAACCGCCGGTGGAACAAATGCTGCAAGGTATGCAAGAAGTACATACGGTGTTCCTGCTGCAGTAATTTCAATTCCTTCAAGATACATTCACAGCCCTATAATAGTAATAAGCCTTGATGATTATAAAAACAGTGTTTTACTAGTTAAAAAATTTCTCGAAAGTGCTCCAGTGGTAAAATAA
- the rpoZ gene encoding DNA-directed RNA polymerase subunit omega, translating into MRPVINYDELLKRIPYKFAIPIAAAKRAENLKEFAKPYVETWDNNYVSIALKELSEGYIRIKNEEILKVLIPNVK; encoded by the coding sequence GTGAGACCGGTAATTAACTATGATGAACTACTAAAGAGAATTCCCTACAAATTTGCTATCCCAATTGCAGCGGCAAAACGTGCAGAAAATTTAAAGGAATTCGCAAAACCATATGTTGAGACATGGGATAACAACTATGTAAGTATTGCATTAAAGGAATTGAGTGAAGGTTATATAAGGATTAAGAACGAAGAGATTTTGAAAGTTTTAATTCCAAATGTAAAGTAA
- a CDS encoding M20/M25/M40 family metallo-hydrolase: MNTKDLLLKLSSIHGPSGYEYKATKEIENIMKDLVDECHYTKVGSLVCVKKGEGKGKIGLFAHVDQLGFVISKITDDGFAYVAGIGGWDPKTVIGQRAKIYSKNREFYGVFGFLAPHLQKAEDRKKIPTFNYLFLDISMNENWKEIQVGDIVMLDEIEGFEKNNIVYAPALDNRASCVSLIKTAEILKKIKHQFDVYFIFSTQEEIGGPGAPTAAYFADLDYAFVIDVTHGDESIPGFRKIEINKGPVVAVGPVVDKEFNEKVQNVSSQYNIKIQYEPIPRRSGTDTDAVQLVKAGVKTQLISIPLKYMHTPYEKVHVNDIENTAKLMAFTISELEVQ; the protein is encoded by the coding sequence GTGAACACTAAAGATTTGTTACTAAAGTTATCATCAATTCATGGACCATCGGGATATGAGTACAAGGCAACAAAAGAAATTGAAAATATTATGAAAGACTTAGTAGATGAATGTCATTATACGAAAGTTGGAAGTTTAGTTTGTGTAAAAAAAGGGGAAGGTAAAGGTAAAATAGGCCTTTTTGCACACGTTGACCAACTTGGTTTTGTAATTTCGAAGATAACAGATGATGGTTTTGCATATGTTGCTGGTATAGGTGGATGGGATCCAAAAACTGTAATTGGTCAAAGAGCAAAAATCTATTCAAAAAATAGAGAGTTTTACGGAGTTTTTGGATTTTTAGCACCACACCTTCAAAAAGCAGAAGATAGAAAAAAAATACCAACTTTTAATTATTTGTTCCTTGATATAAGTATGAACGAAAATTGGAAAGAAATTCAAGTTGGAGATATTGTAATGTTAGATGAAATTGAAGGATTTGAAAAAAACAACATCGTATACGCACCTGCACTTGACAATAGAGCAAGTTGTGTTTCACTAATTAAAACTGCTGAAATACTTAAAAAAATAAAACATCAATTTGATGTTTACTTTATTTTTTCCACTCAAGAAGAAATAGGTGGTCCAGGTGCTCCTACAGCAGCATACTTTGCAGACCTTGACTATGCATTTGTAATAGATGTTACACATGGAGATGAATCAATTCCAGGATTTAGAAAAATAGAAATCAATAAGGGTCCTGTTGTGGCCGTTGGACCTGTTGTAGATAAAGAATTTAACGAAAAAGTACAAAATGTATCAAGTCAATATAACATAAAGATACAATACGAGCCTATTCCAAGAAGAAGTGGTACAGATACAGACGCAGTCCAACTTGTAAAGGCTGGTGTAAAAACTCAATTGATATCAATTCCATTAAAGTACATGCATACACCATATGAAAAGGTTCATGTAAATGATATTGAAAATACAGCAAAGCTTATGGCATTCACCATTTCAGAATTGGAGGTGCAATAA
- the gmk gene encoding guanylate kinase, whose translation MKGTLFVVSGPSGVGKTSIISALMNKLENIVFSVSCTTRPPRPGEVDGVDYFFVSRDKFIEMREKGEFLEWAEVHGNLYGTPKKFVLENIEKGNRIILDIDVQGALQVKRNFDDAVFIFVAPPSYEVLKERLLKRGTENSQSMLKRLENAKWEMSKIVEFDYLIVNSDLEKSILAMKSIITAESYRTRRILDEALIKRLFKGVSESETGN comes from the coding sequence ATGAAGGGGACTTTGTTTGTAGTTAGTGGACCATCAGGAGTTGGAAAAACAAGTATTATTAGTGCCCTTATGAATAAATTAGAGAATATAGTTTTTTCTGTTTCGTGTACTACACGCCCACCACGTCCAGGAGAAGTTGATGGTGTAGATTATTTTTTTGTAAGTAGAGATAAGTTTATTGAAATGAGAGAAAAAGGCGAATTTTTAGAATGGGCTGAAGTGCATGGAAATTTGTATGGAACACCAAAAAAATTTGTACTTGAAAATATTGAAAAAGGTAATAGAATAATATTGGATATAGATGTACAAGGAGCGTTGCAGGTAAAGAGAAATTTTGATGATGCGGTTTTTATCTTTGTTGCACCACCAAGTTATGAAGTTTTAAAGGAGAGACTTTTAAAAAGAGGAACTGAAAATAGCCAGTCAATGTTAAAAAGGCTTGAAAATGCAAAGTGGGAAATGTCAAAAATTGTGGAATTTGATTATTTAATAGTCAATAGCGATCTTGAAAAGTCTATACTTGCAATGAAATCTATTATTACAGCTGAATCGTACAGAACAAGGAGAATTTTAGACGAAGCATTGATAAAACGGCTTTTTAAAGGGGTGAGTGAAAGTGAGACCGGTAATTAA